From the Phyllopteryx taeniolatus isolate TA_2022b chromosome 20, UOR_Ptae_1.2, whole genome shotgun sequence genome, one window contains:
- the jcada gene encoding uncharacterized protein jcada, translating into MYSVEDLLISHGYKLPKHTTASTAPTPTPASTSRQAPSSSPPSYNKHHESLGSRPSSRIVNGYEGGSRVAYGNNCASRHPQAYVAGTGCPNNNVEPRDRSQSRQGGEIHGQIETPSFGESLTSDSGFCDGIRGQQSKDVSFWRRRGQDFTVLLDYADHRECHAGGNGECNRPEVHQQARGQELSTEERQRVAQERQRWAAQVQARAKEREAALKHWRMATERKCQSLGTEEWRPAVSFSRQMSQSEGERRAQEQQRLHARTPEGMVVHPRTKAKSQSMPRMLRPESLQYVNMASCGQDLYRRVNGHPMSHHDLYRAPRWPENGRPASANPLSLTPKPRFTRPPRPPSYEMHQQIRGSCEVLSGRDSVLSHTRDRTPLPITRTGDAPLDYFAQDSGPPGYIPPPSYKRAPVIIGGRRGYGEIAVDYRYRGDVYQQIHVAPDGSHWIARHPAGSWSESSRERCIAGQKQLHPVCTLQDHPGGGVQYISFDDPRIRHISSALGGNSLTDADKIRHIRNELPSTTVSEPASGNSAFMPPSKGPFFAAKLASDANQTSSCDFDNDNKRWHSNLHKATDDNFSATDQNCNIYSKNQRPPPSPSSAFQAPIRRAASRQGSSLDQVFAETITQVKKIAPDSGLENNRNTKRRVSETIFCLVSVPLHTPTNLNKDFSADQNNNDTARSLTVNNTETFAVGLKETHTLRSKSVNEMPIRVHYSHFHTTSTSSLRNYKRAPLRKEIIDAWALQANEDKDTCYSGSWPGNQYRNQETQTGSPLTVVKSPEPQSPPGKQEPVHSASDTTTDSGVGTDNGSSYGYPMAGQKNLHPSSNSAFSRLCNSPTPQQSLQPSEQHISSPSKQPDPGDQNPSSPKGSNSSPPECAEQVAFGQFLLKPVNRRPFDAIGELETINKEMEDTISKRRHVGLSIDDLDGMNKRNCHYKSGTLFTTGLGAGREAMSLPPILTEKPAIKIRSKSFPSANDLESMGQQQAFAGPQTNMTLTDKVCVIPTPGGRPAVSSLPQHSHSNLLYRQDIPVPQESMLRDVGLTVYTETPSGHGETMQRSLLVSHHLDHEDLPVQRSNEISTGHVKNGGRPESSSDREFQDEAESETIAQLDKMPQGGGELSLSICGGGSENGKLPKSKSSPLDTQLTREAPFVFKDDGNEKYSDPEPLKYNTNESTIADVHLETLLIHEKANVLPAEDLSSLYEVKCAKGIPENESIEQRAARILGISVPMQTLGVSDKSDDAESPVAEKPHVPGGDKQNVIEEPEEVEQESLILLGTEMEEVKVSKLGEDHNEGGRQKHSNNHNEGEHAMVLDLPEFPPYTLPLSLPITLDEKVPLRKGEKKGTTPHLSSKFIESLQEKLSSSASASASSMGRSTTDRLARLKELDSVSRIRRLSLKGSNSSKESNSEERDVGRQENFVTEEPKVEVEDKQEDEESLNAQNGRRGEEDMDSPVEHENACETQGKIESLKDCQPGEDNDDICKGDGKSEEVEHKNVDITLKAIKEEGREDVEVKTDEPDGKVELGVEHNTDKHEAAEVRSEMKNDVKIEKLPKAKRRTKLQKPPLLPKPRSVPKREITLPLSFSTESFAPSNMEHEEMLNVSDSYDPSRVERV; encoded by the exons ATGTACAGCGTGGAGGACCTCCTCATTTCTCATGGATATAAGCTACCTAAGCATACTACCGCCTCCACCGCCCCGACCCCAACCCCTGCATCTACATCGCGCCAGGCGCCCTCTTCCTCACCTCCATCTTACAATAAACACCACGAGAGTTTGGGGAGCAGGCCCAGTAGCAGGATAGTGAACGGCTATGAAGGAGGCTCGAGAGTGGCATACGGAAACAACTGTGCAAGCAGGCACCCTCAAGCATACGTGGCTGGAACTGGCTGCCCCAACAACAACGTCGAACCCAGGGACAGAAGCCAGTCAAGGCAGGGGGGAGAAATCCACGGCCAAATTGAAACTCCTTCCTTTGGAGAGTCGCTGACCTCAGACAGTGG GTTCTGTGATGGCATCAGAGGTCAACAGTCCAAGGATGTGTCCTTCTGGAGGAGGAGAGGCCAGGACTTTACCGTGCTGCTGGATTATGCTGACCACAGAGAGTGCCATGCAGGGGGAAATGGGGAATGTAACAGACCAGAGGTACATCAACAAGCACGAGGTCAAGAATTGTCCACTGAAGAGCGTCAGAGAGTAGCCCAGGAGCGGCAACGCTGGGCAGCCCAGGTACAGGCTCGTGCTAAAGAGAGGGAGGCAGCTCTCAAACATTGGAGGATGGCCACTGAGAGGAAGTGCCAGAGCCTGGGGACAGAAGAGTGGCGTCCAGCTGTCAGCTTTAGTCGCCAGATGTCGCAGAGTGAGGGCGAACGTCGGGCGCAGGAGCAGCAGCGGCTCCATGCCAGGACACCAGAGGGAATGGTAGTCCACCCCAGGACCAAAGCCAAATCCCAGTCCATGCCCAGGATGCTGCGACCTGAGAGCCTGCAATATGTGAACATGGCGTCATGTGGTCAGGACTTGTACAGGCGGGTTAACGGCCACCCTATGTCACACCATGACCTTTACAGGGCACCCCGCTGGCCGGAGAATGGCCGGCCAGCAAGTGCCAACCCATTATCATTAACGCCAAAGCCCCGCTTCACTCGACCCCCCAGACCTCCCTCCTATGAAATGCACCAGCAGATCAGGGGAAGCTGTGAGGTGTTGTCTGGGAGAGACTCAGTTCTTTCCCATACCAGGGACAGGACTCCTCTTCCCATCACACGAACAGGTGATGCGCCACTAGACTATTTTGCACAGGATTCTGGACCTCCAGGATACATCCCTCCCCCATCATATAAGCGAGCCCCCGTGATTATAGGAGGGCGCCGGGGATATGGTGAGATTGCAGTTGATTACAG GTACAGAGGTGATGTGTACCAGCAGATACACGTGGCTCCAGATGGATCTCATTGGATCGCTCGACATCCAGCAGGTTCTTGGTCTGAATCATCCAGAGAGAGATGCATTGCAGGCCAGAAGCAGCTCCATCCTGTTTGTACTTTGCAAGACCATCCAGGCGGAGGGGTCCAGTATATCTCCTTCGATGACCCCCGCATACGGCACATTTCCTCAGCTCTTGGTGGTAATTCCCTGACAGACGCGGACAAGATACGTCACATCCGCAATGAGTTACCCAGCACCACCGTGTCGGAGCCAGCATCCGGCAACAGTGCCTTTATGCCCCCATCAAAGGGGCCTTTTTTCGCTGCCAAACTGGCTAGTGATGCTAATCAGACGTCTTCATGTGACTTTGACAATGACAATAAGAGGTGGCACAGCAATTTGCACAAAGCGACTGACGATAATTTCTCAGCAACTGACCAAAATTGCAACATATATTCCAAAAACCAACGTCCTCCTCCATCGCCATCTTCAGCCTTTCAGGCCCCAATAAGAAGAGCAGCGTCTCGCCAGGGGTCCAGCTTAGATCAGGTCTTCGCAGAAACCATCACACAAGTGAAGAAAATTGCCCCAGATTCAGGGTTGGAGAATAACAGAAATACTAAGAGAAGAGTGAGTGAGACCATCTTCTGCCTTGTGTCTGTTCCCCTTCACACACCGACTAACCTTAACAAAGATTTTTCAGCAGATCAGAACAACAATGACACAGCACGAAGTCTGACTGTGAACAATACAGAAACCTTTGCTGTAGGCCTCAAGGAGACCCATACCCTGCGAAGCAAGTCAGTCAATGAGATGCCCATCAGAGTCCACTACTCACATTTTCACACCACCAGCACTTCCTCCCTGAGGAATTACAAGAGGGCTCCTTTAAGGAAGGAGATCATAGATGCCTGGGCACTTCAAGCCAATGAGGACAAGGACACGTGTTATTCCGGGTCCTGGCCAGGAAACCAATACCGTAACCAGGAAACCCAGACTGGCTCACCCTTGACAGTGGTGAAAAGTCCAGAACCCCAAAGCCCACCCGGAAAACAAGAACCTGTCCACTCTGCCTCGGACACGACGACTGATAGCGGAGTAGGAACAGATAATGGTTCCTCTTACGGTTATCCCATGGCTGGCCAGAAAAACCTCCATCCCTCTAGTAACAGCGCCTTCTCCCGACTTTGCAACAGCCCAACACCGCAGCAATCATTGCAACCTTCTGAACAACACATATCCTCCCCATCCAAACAACCTGATCCAGGAGACCAGAACCCATCCTCTCCAAAGGGGAGCAACTCCAGTCCTCCAGAGTGTGCCGAACAAGTGGCCTTTGGTCAGTTTCTCCTCAAGCCAGTCAACCGACGACCATTTGATGCCATTGGTGAGCTGGAAACCATCAATAAAGAGATGGAAGACACAATCAGCAAGAGGCGTCATGTTGGTCTATCAATTGATGATTTAGATGGTATGAATAAAAGAAATTGCCACTATAAATCAGGAACACTTTTCACAACCGGCCTTGGGGCAGGCAGAGAAGCAATGAGTCTTCCACCCATACTCACAGAAAAACCTGCTATCAAAATAAGATCAAAATCCTTTCCTTCTGCCAATGATTTGGAATCCATGGGCCAACAACAGGCTTTTGCCGGGCCACAGACCAACATGACATTAACTGATAAAGTATGTGTAATCCCCACCCCAGGTGGGAGACCAGCTGTGTCCTCACTCCCTCAACACAGTCATTCTAACCTGCTTTATAGGCAGGATATTCCCGTCCCCCAGGAGTCAATGCTAAGGGATGTTGGGCTAACAGTCTACACAGAGACTCCTAGTGGTCACGGGGAGACAATGCAGCGCTCACTCCTGGTTTCTCATCACCTTGATCACGAGGACCTGCCAGTGCAGCGTTCAAATGAGATCAGCACAGGGCATGTAAAAAATGGTGGCAGACCAGAGAGCAGTTCTGATCGAGAGTTTCAAGATGAAGCAGAAAGTGAGACAATAGCTCAGTTAGACAAAATGCCACAAGGCGGGGGTGAGCTGAGTTTGAGCATTTGTGGAGGCGGGAGCGAAAACGGCAAATTGCCCAAGAGTAAAAGTTCCCCACTCGACACCCAGCTGACCAGGGAGGCTCCCTTTGTGTTCAAGGATGATGGTAATGAGAAATACAGTGACCCAGAGCCTCTgaaatacaacacaaatgagTCAACAATAGCAGACGTGCATCTTGAGACCTTGCTTATTCACGAGAAAGCCAACGTATTACCTGCAGAGGACCTCAGTAGCCTGTATGAAGTTAAATGTGCAAAGGGAATACCAGAAAATGAATCAATTGAGCAGAGAGCTGCCAGAATTTTGGGCATTAGCGTTCCAATGCAGACCTTGGGAGTGTCAGATAAGAGTGATGATGCGGAATCTCCTGTAGCTGAGAAACCACATGTTCCAGGTGGAGACAAACAGAATGTGATCGAAGAGCCCGAGGAAGTCGAACAGGAATCCCTCATTTTACTGGGAACAGAGATGGAAGAAGTCAAAGTGTCGAAATTAGGGGAAGACCACAATGAAGGTGGTAGACAAAAGCACAGCAACAATCACAATGAGGGGGAACACGCAATGGTGCTGGACCTGCCTGAATTTCCACCATATACTCTTCCTCTATCCCTACCCATCACCCTCGATGAGAAGGTACCACTAAGGAAAGGAGAAAAGAAGGGCACCACACCACATCtttcaagcaaattcattgaATCCCTGCAAGAGAAACTAAGCTCTTCTGCTTCCGCATCTGCTTCATCTATGGGCAGGTCAACCACGGACAGACTAGCCCGACTCAAAGAGCTAGACTCAGTGTCTCGAATTAGACGCCTCAGCCTGAAAGGTTCCAATTCCAGTAAAGAGTCTAATTCTGAGGAGAGAGATGTAGGTAGACAGGAAAACTTCGTCACGGAAGAGCCAAAGGTTGAGGTTGAGGATAAACAAGAAGATGAAGAAAGCCTGAATGCACAGAATGGAAGGAGGGGAGAGGAGGATATGGATTCTCCAGTTGAGCATGAAAATGCATGTGAAACGCAGGGCAAGATAGAGTCCCTCAAAGATTGTCAACCTGGTGAAGACAATGACGATATATGCAAAGGAGATGGAAAATCAGAGGAGGTAGAACATAAAAATGTGGATATTACACTAAAAGCAATAAAGGAAGAAGGTAGAGAAGATGTTGAAGTGAAGACAGACGAGCCAGACGGAAAAGTGGAGCTTGGCGTTGAAcacaacacagacaaacatgAAGCAGCCGAAGTTAGAAGTGAAATGAAAAACGACGTTAAGATAGAAAAGTTGCCCAAAGCAAAGCGTCGTACGAAGCTCCAGAAACCTCCACTGCTTCCTAAACCACGAAGCGTTCCCAAAAGAGAAATAACCCTACCACTCAGTTTCAGCACTGAGTCCTTTGCGCCCTCAAATATGGAGCATGAGGAGATGCTAAATGTCTCag ACTCCTACGACCCCAGTCGAGTGGAGCGTGTGTAA